The proteins below come from a single Aspergillus oryzae RIB40 DNA, chromosome 5 genomic window:
- a CDS encoding uncharacterized protein (ankyrin), which yields MKLLIEKGVDINGIDLDGNTPFHDAAVSSGDFLPVRTRLEVILGLGGLANTTDHRGQTVLHKVASLPNPSTCDQIDFLLQPSLGLDVNARDNKGLAPIHCASSNSGIITWRLIQAGADMQALSHDGRTPLHFAAAAAQSNVVGLLCKLYKESSLSLNQRDEHGCTPLHYAANSGNSECVYHLLQVGANLNITDCHGRTPLHMAAEHKVDVAALRKQRKHSGEEWWTRIIDGSNTLGPFIHPLLQSRRGDAYWNLSFVIERESEAYMMQDIVHLLLSAGADFNMRDSSGQTACDVALHLGHEEVWNVLSCRREQRENRALMGQLCSLKSMHAEEIVQTLSLERSDAYSLLQAAISLRNQTILDALLGAGVDLMTKGPDGLTSVHYVVHWGLLTTMKTMAPYVKDINAFSPPLLHTAATRELSNLQMIDLLVELGIDVNASYQDPFDEVANASTDRPGPPAPEYTATHILAAGGQWWNIAALETLCNAGADLEITDSKGNTVLQCALAGESQGPGRHGFWRDETFEVVLRHGANINKLSPSNESTPLLVALKTKRGCKLVQRLLDHGADINLGPVPALFVAIESRDCEAMAMILDAGADVNAVYYPKRRYGATPEVETPLLAAAMEPREVGEAIMALLLQRGADPLLELEDSNSTVFHQIAHYHGRIGPILRSMPDVLDVTNRSGLTPLLSVCSSVDGYYTGEESTSIELIHAGANINVTDKDGSTPLHLACRSGKCATVALLLEKGASCSATNNTGLLPLYYALSYANGDNERFEMTRALLDAGANPLITGPNGETALHILAPLLVYISSSYDHRSKEEIYRQAVFEDLYNRFVESGCDVNARDAHGNTPLFPFVRTVQKRDEYGMGSPPAEDDVRQMFQAHDIFVVNDNGDTLLHAIAAREDTPESESEPDGV from the coding sequence ATGAAGTTACTCATTGAAAAAGGAGTTGACATCAATGGGATCGACTTGGATGGAAACACTCCATTTCATGACGCGGCCGTATCAAGCGGTGATTTCCTCCCCGTGCGAACTAGGCTCGAGGTGATTCTTGGACTGGGCGGGCTTGCAAACACAACAGACCATCGTGGGCAAACAGTTCTACACAAGGTAGCCAGTCTTCCTAACCCGAGCACCTGTGACCAGATAGACTTCCTCTTGCAACCCAGTCTAGGCCTAGATGTCAATGCACGAGACAATAAAGGCCTTGCGCCTATCCATTGTGCTTCTTCAAATTCAGGGATTATCACATGGCGACTTATACAGGCAGGGGCAGATATGCAGGCTCTATCACATGACGGTCGAACTCCACTACACTTCGCGGCCGCCGCGGCGCAAAGCAATGTCGTGGGCCTACTGTGTAAACTATATAAGGAAAGTTCCTTGTCATTAAACCAAAGGGATGAGCACGGTTGCACTCCTCTGCACTACGCAGCTAATTCAGGGAATTCTGAATGTGTCTATCACCTGTTGCAGGTTGGAGCAAATCTTAACATCACAGACTGCCATGGAAGGACCCCGCTACACATGGCTGCAGAGCATAAAGTCGATGTTGCGGCACTAAGGAAGCAGCGTAAACATAGCGGGGAAGAATGGTGGACACGAATTATTGATGGATCCAACACATTGGGACCTTTTATACACCCGCTCCTGCAAAGCCGGAGAGGTGATGCATATTGGAATCTCAGCTTCGTTATCGAGCGTGAAAGCGAAGCATATATGATGCAGGATATTGTCCACTTACTGCTGTCTGCAGGCGCCGACTTCAATATGCGAGATAGCTCTGGTCAAACTGCCTGCGATGTCGCTTTACATCTAGGTCACGAAGAGGTATGGAATGTGCTCTCATGTCGCAGGGAGCAGCGTGAAAACAGAGCCTTAATGGGTCAACTGTGTTCTTTAAAGAGTATGCATGCTGAGGAGATCGTTCAAACTCTAAGTCTAGAAAGGTCGGATGCCTATAGCCTTCTTCAGGCGGCTATTTCGCTGAGAAACCAGACTATACTGGACGCTCTATTAGGTGCCGGAGTGGACTTGATGACCAAGGGCCCTGACGGGCTGACCTCGGTACATTACGTTGTGCACTGGGGCCTCTTAACCACGATGAAGACTATGGCACCGTATGTGAAGGACATTAATGCTTTCTCTCCCCCGTTGCTCCACACTGCAGCGACTCGAGAATTGTCCAACTTGCAGATGATAGATTTGTTGGTCGAACTGGGTATCGATGTCAATGCTTCATATCAGGATCCCTTCGATGAGGTTGCCAACGCAAGCACGGACAGACCAGGCCCACCAGCCCCAGAATACACGGCAACACATATTCTCGCAGCAGGCGGGCAGTGGTGGAACATTGCAGCGCTTGAGACTCTCTGCAACGCAGGAGCAGACCTTGAAATCACAGACTCGAAGGGAAACACCGTCCTACAGTGCGCGCTTGCCGGCGAAAGCCAAGGTCCAGGTAGACATGGCTTCTGGAGAGATGAGACTTTTGAGGTGGTTCTAAGGCATGGCGCGAATATCAACAAGCTGTCGCCCAGCAACGAGTCCACGCCTCTTCTCGTGGCTTTAAAAACCAAACGAGGTTGTAAACTCGTCCAGAGACTCCTTGACCACGGCGCCGATATAAATCTGGGCCCCGTACCTGCCTTATTTGTTGCCATAGAAAGTCGCGATTGTGAAGCTATGGCCATGATCCTGGACGCTGGTGCGGATGTCAATGCGGTATACTATCCAAAGAGACGATATGGGGCGACTCCCGAGGTGGAAACACCCCTCCTAGCTGCGGCCATGGAACCaagagaagttggagaggcGATTATGGCCCTCCTCCTGCAGCGGGGAGCAGACCCGTTATTAGAGCTTGAGGATAGCAACAGTACAGTCTTCCATCAGATCGCCCACTATCATGGCCGCATTGGGCCCATTTTAAGATCTATGCCTGATGTTCTCGACGTCACAAACCGCAGCGGCCTTACCCCATTGCTGAGTGTTTGCTCCTCTGTCGATGGATATTATACAGGCGAAGAGTCGACATCAATTGAACTAATACATGCCGGCGCAAATATCAACGTCACGGACAAGGACGGCTCAACTCCTCTCCACCTTGCCTGTCGTTCCGGCAAATGCGCAACCGTCGCCCTGTTATTGGAAAAGGGTGCATCCTGTTCCGCAACCAACAACACCGGTCTGCTTCCTCTCTACTACGCTCTTAGCTACGCGAATGGCGACAACGAAAGATTTGAAATGACCAGGGCATTGCTTGACGCTGGTGCAAATCCCCTCATAACAGGTCCGAACGGCGAAACAGCACTACACATTCTCGCCCCACTTCTAGTATATATTAGCTCCTCCTATGACCACCGatcaaaagaagagatatacCGCCAGGCTGTGTTCGAAGATCTATACAATCGCTTCGTAGAATCTGGCTGCGATGTCAACGCCCGTGACGCCCATGGAAACACACCTTTGTTTCCGTTTGTTCGGACAGTCCAGAAGCGAGACGAATATGGCATGGGCTCACCGCCTGCAGAAGACGATGTCCGCCAGATGTTCCAAGCTCATGATATATTTGTGGTTAATGATAATGGGGATACGTTGCTACATGCTATCGCAGCGCGGGAAGATACACCTGAGAGCGAGAGTGAGCCCGATGGCGTGTAG
- a CDS encoding uncharacterized protein (predicted protein) gives MRGEPRSYFICRWAAADVSSTGTTNSEALPRDKREKKPKKKLQTIDMDAELGLSSGSTHLSKQMSTTHFSTTTSPSHGRPPNTSATQATAPGAQQRPSKSARAAPTSQISSTQPAPPSQTIPPATTEPPTAQQPSHSQTQQHGSSPVWTSCNPYPSQPSTPPQP, from the exons ATGAGAGGAG AGCCAAGATCATATTTTATATGCAGATGGGCTGCGGCTGACGTTTCATCCACCGGTACCACCAACTCAGAAGCCCTCCCCCGAGataagagagaaaagaaaccaaagaagaaactCCAGACGATCGATATGGACGCCGAACTCGGACTG TCGTCTGGGTCGACCCATCTCTCAAAGCAAATGTCTACAACTCACTTTTCAACAACGACCAGTCCAAGCCATGGGCGACCCCCAAATACATCTGCAACACAAGCAACTGCACCTGGGGCCCAACAGCGGCCATCGAAGTCCGCGCGCGCTGCTCCAACGTCACAGATCTCCTCAACACAACCTGCACCACCGTCACAAACAATCCCTCCGGCTACGACGGAACCACCAACTGCACAGCAGCCCTCCCACTCGCAAACACAACAGCATGGTTCCTCTCCGGTATGGACGTCCTGCAACCCCTATCCATCGCAACCGTCCACGCCTCCACAGCCCTAA
- a CDS encoding uncharacterized protein (predicted protein), with the protein MFTENTTKWHATECSIQPIIHSFNATVTNNIYNETTIATWETSWATWDQDLNISDSELQKIPAGMYFNPPWGLEQGITPNTSFMFSDLAASSLDTFFQDLFTGVWFMRSMYSSSFIPSSLNMYAAPDFIQVMAIGNITGCDVGSMDKLQCAMENVAAAVTKSFRDSVFIADSDPVSASMAVGRAMASVNYVEVRWQWIVLPGLVWVLGAVTLVGSMWKSRGVRAPKWRNDPVPLLFLFRGRGEDAVGVAEREVEEKAEGLRVRLYESNGRMALG; encoded by the coding sequence ATGTTCACCGAAAACACAACAAAATGGCACGCAACAGAATGTTCCATTCAACCGATAATCCACAGTTTCAACGCCACAGTCACCAACAACATCTACAACGAGACCACAATCGCAACCTGGGAAACCAGCTGGGCAACCTGGGACCAGGACCTCAACATATCCGACTCCGAACTCCAGAAGATCCCAGCAGGAATGTACTTCAACCCACCATGGGGTCTAGAACAAGGCATCACCCCAAACACAAGCTTCATGTTCTCCGATCTCGCCGCTTCCTCTCTCGATACTTTCTTCCAGGATCTATTCACGGGTGTCTGGTTCATGCGGTCTATGTATAGTTCTTCGTTTATCCCGAGTTCGTTGAATATGTACGCAGCCCCGGATTTCATCCAGGTGATGGCGATTGGGAATATCACCGGTTGTGATGTGGGGAGTATGGATAAGTTGCAATGTGCCATGGAGAATGTGGCTGCGGCGGTGACAAAGTCGTTCCGTGATTCGGTTTTCATTGCGGATTCGGATCCTGTGAGTGCCTCTATGGCGGTTGGAAGGGCTATGGCTAGTGTGAATTATGTGGAGGTGAGGTGGCAGTGGATTGTGCTGCCGGGGTTGGTGTGGGTGCTTGGTGCTGTGACTTTGGTTGGGAGTATGTGGAAGAGTCGGGGGGTGAGGGCTCCAAAGTGGAGGAATGATCCTGTTcctttgttgttcttgtttcgGGGTCGGGGGGAGGATGCTGTTGGTGTGGCTGAgagggaggttgaggagaaggctgagggTTTGAGGGTTAGGTTGTATGAGAGTAATGGGAGGATGGCTTTGGGGTGA
- a CDS encoding uncharacterized protein (predicted protein) — protein sequence MISQSCDQCATTKCIKTSSGSSSQGSSSGGSNVGAIAGGVVGGVAAVALITFLVWWFFVRKKRQELAQQQGTSDGEKSSTFTDARQARKSTNSIASTVLTRASNVIQIAYIPGVTNRSPPETPLVPPVPPLPGAAPDQHFFMPGDLRDSAWSEASRQHRSIAPSLRSSVATTIYRDNAIVSPMPAQQAMRTRAAVVSIHNGGNPPGSGNTLAPPDAPAVPAITQAQLARAAITESNSNSSIVARTVTAKPVMVKGSIKKKNKNPNNSNTATPSATSPAVQTIEEQSESSTSAASSTKPPPGPTSGFDANSSDEEEAHAKDIQPRKGGSPAPKSPTVIEDSPAVEQSPFQDQPNPQTNRRASARLSSRLEADEGTRSNRSSRIPPERTESPFSDANEVK from the coding sequence ATGATCAGTCAGTCGTGTGACCAGTGCGCCACCACAAAATGCATTAAGACGTCCAGCGGTTCGAGCTCGCAGGGTAGCTCGTCAGGAGGAAGTAACGTAGGGGCCATCGCCGGtggtgtggttggtggtgttgctgcTGTGGCCCTCATCACCTTCCTGGTATGGTGGTTCTTCGTCCGCAAGAAGCGTCAGGAATTAGCCCAACAACAAGGAACCAGCGACGGCGAAAAATCCAGCACCTTCACCGATGCTCGCCAGGCACGGAAGTCGACAAACTCGATCGCTTCTACCGTGCTCACTCGCGCTTCGAACGTCATCCAGATCGCCTACATCCCTGGAGTCACCAACCGTTCGCCCCCGGAAACGCCCCTGGTGCCGCCAGTTCCTCCGCTTCCGGGTGCCGCTCCCGATCAGCACTTCTTCATGCCCGGTGACCTGCGCGACTCGGCCTGGTCTGAGGCCTCCCGCCAGCATCGAAGTATCGCCCCCAGTTTGCGTAGCAGCGTTGCCACGACGATTTACCGCGATAATGCGATTGTGAGCCCCATGCCGGCTCAGCAGGCAATGCGCACCCGAGCCGCTGTGGTCAGCATTCACAACGGAGGGAACCCTCCGGGATCGGGAAATACGTTGGCGCCTCCCGATGCGCCTGCGGTCCCTGCCATCACGCAAGCACAGCTCGCTCGCGCCGCTATCACCGAATCGAATAGCAACAGCTCTATCGTGGCACGCACGGTCACTGCTAAACCGGTTATGGTGAAGGGCAGCAttaaaaagaagaacaagaatccGAACAATAGCAACACGGCTACGCCTAGCGCCACCTCGCCGGCCGTGCAGACAATTGAGGAGCAGTCGGAATCATCTACCTCGGCTGCATCGAGTACCAAGCCGCCACCTGGCCCGACCTCGGGATTTGATGCTAATTCatccgacgaggaagaggcccaTGCGAAGGACATCCAACCCAGAAAGGGCGGATCACCGGCGCCTAAGAGCCCGACAGTAATCGAGGATTCACCCGCCGTTGAGCAGAGCCCTTTCCAGGATCAGCCAAACCCCCAGACAAACCGACGCGCATCGGCGCGCTTGTCGTCTCGACTCGAGGCCGACGAGGGCACCAGATCTAATCGAAGCAGCCGAATCCCACCCGAGCGAACGGAAAGTCCATTTTCCGACGCCAACGAGGTGAAATGA
- a CDS encoding uncharacterized protein (predicted protein) has product MHILFFFFLIYVYAKEREVSSSQANEENGSRGKGCLLVSNFFSHLQLAVLFYTRLFPLPLDASWCIRDWVLHSDTVFTQSRTFLIEYAGFFDSPGGVFHVPAVPALRQLSLKFFDISGVFHT; this is encoded by the exons ATGcatatcctttttttcttttttctgatTTATGTTTATGCAAAGGAACGAGAGGTCTCAAGTTCACA GGCAAATGAGGAAAATGGATCACGGG ggaaaggctGTCTTCTCGTAtccaattttttttctcatttgCAGTTGGCTGTGCTCT TTTATACACGCTtgtttcctcttcctctggACGCTTCGTGGTGCATCCGCGATTGGGTCTTGCACAGTGATACTGTCTTCACTCAATCCCGCACCTTTCTGATTGAGTACGCGGGCTTCTTTGATAGCCCTGGCGGCGTCTTCCACGTTCCTGCTGTGCCCGCACTCCGCCAGCTGTCCTTGAAATTCTTCGACATCTCTGGTGTTTTTCACACTTAA